In Marixanthomonas ophiurae, one genomic interval encodes:
- a CDS encoding aldo/keto reductase has protein sequence MKTLTFNNGDKMHAIGLGTWKATGSDVKNAVKEALYAGYRHIDTAAVYGNEEVIGEALAEVFAEGNILREDVFITSKLWNDAHQEGQVIPAVEDSLKKLKLDYLDLYLVHWPVAFRPGVGFPEKPSDYLSPEEVPVIETWKQMEAAKKNGHAKHIGVSNFSKEKLKDLISKAEIKPEMNQVEMHPYLQQDDLVDFCKSESILMTAYSPLGSGDRSAAMKGEDEPNLMEIDEIKEIARKKGASTAQVLINWHNQRGIATIPKSASKEHIKDNFQAASVQLDKDDLKTIKSLNKNYRFITGKFFECPEKGYENIYND, from the coding sequence ATGAAAACACTCACATTTAATAATGGCGACAAAATGCACGCCATAGGATTAGGAACATGGAAAGCAACTGGAAGCGACGTTAAAAACGCTGTAAAAGAAGCTTTATACGCTGGTTACAGACATATTGATACGGCAGCCGTTTATGGAAACGAAGAAGTTATTGGCGAAGCATTAGCTGAAGTTTTTGCTGAAGGAAATATTTTAAGGGAAGATGTATTTATTACATCTAAACTTTGGAATGATGCCCATCAAGAAGGACAAGTAATTCCTGCTGTGGAAGATTCTCTTAAAAAGTTAAAATTAGATTATTTAGATCTTTATCTAGTTCACTGGCCTGTTGCTTTTAGACCTGGTGTTGGTTTTCCAGAGAAACCATCAGACTACTTATCTCCTGAGGAAGTTCCCGTTATTGAAACTTGGAAGCAAATGGAAGCTGCCAAGAAAAATGGTCATGCTAAACATATTGGAGTTTCAAATTTCAGTAAGGAAAAATTAAAAGATCTTATTTCAAAAGCTGAAATAAAACCTGAAATGAACCAAGTTGAAATGCATCCGTACTTACAACAAGATGATTTAGTAGATTTCTGTAAAAGTGAGAGTATATTAATGACTGCTTATTCTCCGTTAGGCTCTGGTGACCGAAGTGCCGCTATGAAAGGTGAAGATGAGCCAAATTTGATGGAGATTGATGAAATAAAAGAAATTGCCCGGAAAAAAGGGGCTTCAACTGCTCAAGTATTGATTAACTGGCACAACCAACGTGGAATTGCTACTATACCCAAGTCGGCTAGTAAAGAACACATTAAAGACAATTTTCAAGCTGCTAGCGTGCAGCTGGACAAAGATGATTTAAAAACCATCAAAAGCTTGAACAAGAACTACCGTTTTATAACTGGGAAGTTCTTTGAGTGCCCAGAAAAAGGCTATGAAAATATTTACAACGATTAA
- the aroQ gene encoding type II 3-dehydroquinate dehydratase, translating to MKIIIINGPNLNLLGKRETDVYGDQSFQDFFTELQFKYKEVELEQFQSNIEGELIDKLQEVGYEYDGIILNAAAYTHTSVGIGDAVKAIETPVVEVHISNTFSREDFRHKSYISPNAQGIVLGFGLQSYELAVQSFLTDK from the coding sequence ATGAAAATAATAATCATTAATGGGCCCAACCTAAACCTGCTTGGTAAACGCGAAACCGATGTCTATGGTGATCAATCGTTTCAAGATTTTTTTACGGAGCTTCAGTTTAAATACAAAGAGGTGGAACTAGAACAGTTTCAATCCAACATAGAAGGTGAATTGATTGATAAATTACAAGAAGTAGGGTACGAGTACGATGGTATTATTTTAAACGCAGCCGCCTATACGCATACTTCTGTAGGGATTGGCGATGCAGTAAAAGCCATTGAAACTCCTGTTGTTGAAGTGCATATTTCCAATACTTTTTCGAGGGAAGATTTTCGGCACAAGTCTTACATTTCCCCAAATGCACAAGGCATTGTTTTAGGATTTGGTTTACAAAGTTACGAATTAGCGGTACAAAGCTTTTTGACGGATAAATAA
- a CDS encoding cell division protein ZapA — MSNQLKIKLSIADRVYPLTINPSQEEGLRLATKKIEEMIKRFEKSYAVRDKQDVLAMCALQFAAQVEQKQIDKTNDKQEMEEKLEALNQLLQEHLS, encoded by the coding sequence ATGTCGAACCAATTAAAAATAAAACTTTCTATTGCCGATAGGGTATATCCATTAACAATAAATCCCTCACAAGAAGAGGGGCTGCGATTAGCCACTAAGAAAATAGAAGAAATGATTAAACGGTTTGAAAAAAGCTATGCCGTAAGAGACAAGCAAGATGTTTTGGCCATGTGTGCCTTACAATTTGCAGCCCAGGTAGAGCAAAAACAGATAGATAAAACAAATGACAAGCAGGAAATGGAGGAAAAGCTAGAGGCTTTAAATCAATTACTGCAAGAGCACCTGTCATAA
- a CDS encoding porin family protein, with product MKKVFFIAVLTVFGVTATQAQEVRLGAKGGLNFSSFSGDGFDAFDDPEGRTSFHIGAFAEIPLSERFSIQPEVLYSGQGFDLISREGADDTEVQLDYINVPVMAKVYIVEGLYAEAGPQIGFNVKSEIDSDPDDEGSGDIAIDEDIINDVDFSVGVGAGYQFNNGLFLNARYNFGLSDVFNNEDLLIDSDAKNSVFAVSAGYSF from the coding sequence ATGAAAAAAGTATTTTTTATTGCTGTACTAACTGTATTTGGGGTAACAGCAACACAAGCACAAGAAGTAAGATTAGGAGCTAAAGGTGGTCTAAATTTTTCCTCTTTTTCTGGGGATGGCTTTGATGCCTTTGATGATCCTGAAGGTAGAACCAGTTTTCATATCGGTGCCTTTGCAGAGATTCCATTAAGTGAACGCTTCTCTATTCAACCTGAGGTTTTATACTCAGGACAAGGATTCGATTTAATAAGCAGGGAAGGTGCCGACGACACGGAAGTACAATTAGACTACATAAATGTGCCAGTAATGGCCAAAGTGTATATAGTTGAAGGATTGTATGCCGAAGCAGGCCCACAAATTGGTTTTAACGTTAAAAGTGAAATTGATAGCGATCCAGATGATGAGGGTTCAGGTGATATCGCAATAGATGAAGATATTATTAATGACGTTGATTTTTCAGTAGGAGTAGGAGCTGGGTATCAATTTAATAATGGGTTATTTTTAAATGCGCGTTATAACTTTGGATTAAGTGATGTATTTAACAATGAAGATTTGTTAATCGATAGCGATGCTAAAAACTCAGTATTTGCAGTTTCGGCTGGATATTCATTCTAA
- the xerD gene encoding site-specific tyrosine recombinase XerD, translating into MKWQQALQDYQDYLRIERGLSANSIKNYSLDLKKLIKWLVEAEINESPISISEETIQQFIYTIAKQMQPQSQSRVISGLRGFFNYLVFEEYRQTNPLELIESPKIARKLPDTLSTEEIDSLIEAIDLHHPQGERNRAILETLYACGLRVSELTSLKISDLFFDEGFIKVSGKGDKERFVPIGGNTVKYISIYKNEVRIHIPIQPKAKDTLFLNRRGNPLTRAMIFTIVKQLAEKAGIEKKVSPHTFRHSFATHLLENGADLRSIQQMLGHESITTTEIYTHVDTTHLTEVINKFHPRK; encoded by the coding sequence ATGAAATGGCAGCAGGCTTTACAAGATTACCAAGACTATTTACGTATAGAACGCGGACTTTCAGCTAATTCTATTAAAAACTACTCATTAGACCTTAAAAAGTTGATAAAATGGCTTGTTGAAGCAGAAATCAATGAATCACCTATTTCTATTTCAGAAGAAACCATTCAGCAATTCATTTATACGATTGCGAAACAAATGCAACCGCAATCGCAAAGTCGGGTGATTTCTGGCTTACGCGGGTTTTTCAATTATCTTGTTTTTGAAGAATATCGACAAACAAATCCCTTAGAGCTCATTGAAAGTCCAAAAATCGCCCGAAAACTACCCGACACCCTTTCTACCGAAGAAATAGACTCCTTAATTGAAGCTATTGATTTGCATCACCCTCAAGGCGAACGAAACCGTGCCATACTAGAAACCTTGTATGCGTGCGGCTTGCGAGTTTCTGAATTAACTAGTTTAAAAATTTCGGATTTATTTTTTGACGAAGGGTTTATAAAGGTTTCAGGGAAAGGCGATAAAGAACGCTTTGTTCCCATTGGCGGAAACACCGTTAAGTATATCAGCATTTACAAAAACGAAGTACGTATTCACATACCCATTCAACCAAAAGCAAAAGACACGTTGTTCTTAAACCGAAGAGGAAATCCACTCACACGAGCCATGATTTTTACCATCGTAAAACAGTTGGCTGAAAAAGCGGGAATTGAAAAAAAAGTAAGTCCACACACATTTCGGCATTCGTTTGCTACGCATTTATTAGAAAATGGAGCCGATTTACGCTCTATTCAACAAATGCTAGGACATGAAAGCATTACCACAACCGAAATCTATACACACGTAGATACAACCCACCTTACTGAAGTAATTAATAAGTTTCATCCTCGGAAATAG
- the rny gene encoding ribonuclease Y: protein MDNMVTLIIVGIVALAIGFLIAKLIERNNSSHLIKSAKKNAASILKEAKTEAESIKKDKILQAKEKFIELKSEHEKVINKRESKMGDAEKRTKDKESQVSSELAKSKKLNSQIESKKKEYDERLDFLEKKQNEVEKLHKSQIEQLEVISSLSAEEAKSQLVESLKDEAKTDAMKFVQSSIEEAKMTAQQEAKKIVINTIQRIGTEEAIDNCVSVFNLESDDVKGRIIGREGRNIRAIEAATGVEIIVDDTPEAIILSCFDSVRREVARLSLHKLVTDGRIHPARIEEVVKKTSKQIEEEILEVGKRTVIDLGIHGLSPELIKAVGRMRYRSSYGQNLLHHSREVARLCGVMASELGLNPKLAKRAGLLHDIGKVPETETEVPHAILGMQWAEKYGEKAEVCNAIGAHHDEIEMTSLLSPIVQVCDAISGARPGARRQVLDSYIQRLKDLEDIAFGFNGVNKAYAIQAGRELRVMVESEKVSDDRAAQLSFEISQKIQTDMTYPGQVKVTVIRETRAVNVAK, encoded by the coding sequence ATGGACAATATGGTTACCCTAATAATAGTGGGAATTGTAGCTTTAGCAATAGGCTTTTTAATAGCTAAGCTAATAGAGCGTAATAACTCTTCCCATTTAATAAAATCAGCAAAGAAAAATGCAGCTTCTATTTTAAAAGAAGCCAAAACCGAAGCTGAGTCAATTAAAAAAGATAAAATACTTCAGGCGAAGGAAAAATTTATCGAGCTTAAATCTGAACACGAAAAAGTGATCAATAAGCGCGAATCTAAAATGGGTGATGCTGAAAAGCGTACTAAAGATAAAGAATCTCAGGTTTCTAGTGAATTAGCAAAATCTAAAAAGCTAAACTCACAAATTGAAAGCAAAAAGAAAGAATACGATGAACGTCTAGACTTTCTTGAAAAGAAGCAAAATGAAGTTGAAAAACTACATAAAAGTCAAATTGAGCAATTAGAGGTTATTTCAAGCCTATCGGCAGAAGAAGCAAAATCACAATTGGTTGAAAGCTTAAAAGATGAAGCTAAAACTGACGCTATGAAATTTGTGCAATCTTCTATCGAAGAAGCCAAAATGACAGCACAGCAAGAAGCCAAGAAAATTGTAATTAACACAATACAGCGAATAGGTACAGAGGAAGCAATTGATAATTGTGTTTCTGTATTCAATTTGGAAAGCGATGATGTGAAAGGGCGTATTATTGGTAGAGAAGGGCGAAATATCCGTGCGATTGAAGCTGCTACTGGTGTTGAAATTATTGTCGATGATACCCCAGAGGCTATTATTCTTTCATGTTTCGACTCTGTACGTAGAGAAGTAGCACGATTATCTTTACATAAATTAGTTACCGATGGTCGTATTCACCCCGCTCGTATTGAAGAAGTTGTTAAAAAGACCTCCAAACAGATTGAAGAAGAAATATTAGAAGTTGGAAAGCGAACTGTAATTGATTTGGGTATCCACGGATTAAGCCCAGAGTTAATTAAAGCGGTTGGTAGAATGCGTTACCGTTCCTCATATGGTCAAAATTTATTACACCACTCTCGTGAAGTTGCTAGATTATGCGGTGTAATGGCTTCGGAATTAGGCTTAAATCCAAAACTAGCTAAAAGAGCTGGTTTATTACACGACATTGGTAAAGTACCAGAAACTGAGACAGAAGTACCTCACGCAATCTTAGGAATGCAATGGGCTGAAAAATACGGTGAAAAGGCTGAAGTGTGTAACGCCATTGGTGCGCACCACGATGAAATCGAAATGACCAGCCTATTATCACCAATTGTCCAGGTTTGTGATGCGATAAGCGGTGCTCGTCCAGGTGCTCGCCGCCAAGTGTTAGATTCATATATACAACGTCTTAAAGACTTAGAAGATATCGCCTTTGGTTTTAATGGTGTGAATAAAGCGTATGCTATTCAAGCGGGCCGTGAACTTAGAGTTATGGTAGAAAGTGAAAAAGTGAGCGATGACAGAGCAGCACAACTTTCCTTTGAAATATCTCAGAAAATTCAAACTGATATGACATATCCAGGACAAGTAAAAGTAACTGTGATACGAGAAACAAGAGCCGTAAACGTAGCTAAATAA
- a CDS encoding M23 family metallopeptidase, producing MKKFIFCFLLVGFTAYGQKSIPQDYFSNPLEIPLILSGSFGELRSNHFHSGLDIKTQQRTGLPVYAPADGYVSRIKVSHYGYGKALYIKHPNGYTTVYAHLQNYAGDIFKYVRDIQYKKETQEVELFPNASVLKVNKGDLIAYSGNTGGSGGPHLHFEIRDGASRPMNPMLFGITVPDSKKPLISSLLAYPISKDAQINHSQNRTKLRLILQKDGSYKTEKIKAFGKIGFGVSTNDQLDGASNKNGVYQIKTTYNGQEKIDILFEKFSFAETRYLNRFIDYDYWMTNRSRVQKLFRQSNNPLSIIVSEDTDGYIEVKEGFNANYTIKVTDFEGNETVITVPIEGEKEEITTPREIDKTDDYIYADQATSITKGKYSVYIPANSLYENTFLNIKTSSDTLDFHTDLIPIHKNITITADVSNYDDVDKDKLYIGRLNYYGRPYYNTTYRKGDKLSAKTRTFGTYVIATDTKAPTIKPINFDDGKWISSNKTIQLSINDDLSGISSYRGTINGKFILMEYDYKKDVITYNFDDGIISESENNLKVIVTDNVGNSATFEATFFRKQ from the coding sequence ATGAAGAAATTTATATTCTGCTTTTTATTGGTGGGCTTTACCGCTTACGGACAAAAATCGATACCTCAAGATTATTTTAGTAATCCATTGGAGATTCCCTTAATCCTTTCAGGAAGTTTTGGAGAGCTTCGCAGCAACCATTTTCATAGCGGGTTGGATATAAAAACGCAACAACGAACGGGGCTGCCAGTATATGCTCCTGCCGATGGGTACGTAAGCCGAATAAAAGTGTCTCATTATGGCTATGGCAAAGCGTTATACATTAAACACCCCAATGGCTATACTACCGTTTATGCCCATTTACAAAACTATGCTGGTGATATTTTTAAATATGTACGCGATATTCAGTATAAGAAAGAGACGCAAGAAGTTGAGCTCTTTCCTAATGCATCGGTGCTTAAAGTAAATAAAGGCGATTTAATTGCCTATTCAGGCAATACCGGAGGAAGTGGTGGGCCACACCTTCATTTTGAAATTCGTGATGGAGCTTCTAGACCTATGAACCCCATGCTTTTTGGCATTACCGTTCCAGATTCTAAAAAGCCACTAATTAGTAGTCTGTTAGCGTATCCTATTAGTAAAGATGCACAGATAAATCATAGTCAAAATCGCACCAAACTCCGTTTGATACTTCAAAAAGACGGCAGTTACAAAACAGAAAAAATAAAAGCGTTTGGAAAAATAGGGTTTGGCGTATCCACCAATGACCAATTGGATGGTGCTTCAAACAAAAACGGGGTCTACCAAATTAAAACAACCTATAACGGACAAGAAAAAATAGATATTCTTTTTGAAAAATTTTCTTTTGCCGAAACACGATATCTTAATAGGTTTATCGATTATGATTATTGGATGACCAATAGGAGCCGTGTTCAAAAATTATTTAGGCAATCAAACAATCCGTTGAGCATCATTGTAAGCGAGGACACCGATGGATATATTGAGGTAAAAGAAGGATTTAACGCCAATTACACCATTAAAGTAACTGACTTTGAAGGAAATGAAACCGTTATCACCGTTCCTATTGAAGGGGAAAAAGAAGAAATCACTACCCCAAGAGAAATTGATAAAACAGATGATTATATCTATGCAGACCAAGCCACATCTATAACTAAAGGCAAATACAGCGTATATATTCCAGCTAACAGTTTATATGAAAACACCTTTCTTAACATTAAAACATCCAGCGACACACTCGATTTTCATACTGATTTAATTCCCATTCATAAAAATATTACCATTACTGCAGATGTTTCAAACTATGATGATGTTGATAAAGATAAACTATATATAGGTCGTTTAAATTATTACGGACGCCCTTATTACAATACAACGTACCGAAAGGGCGACAAACTTTCTGCCAAAACTCGAACGTTTGGAACCTATGTTATTGCAACAGATACTAAAGCTCCAACAATTAAACCTATTAATTTTGATGATGGTAAGTGGATAAGTAGCAATAAAACAATACAACTTTCCATTAATGATGACCTTAGTGGCATAAGTTCGTATCGGGGAACTATTAACGGAAAATTCATTTTAATGGAATATGATTACAAAAAAGACGTTATAACCTATAATTTTGATGACGGTATCATATCAGAATCCGAAAACAATTTGAAAGTAATTGTTACCGATAATGTGGGAAATAGTGCTACATTTGAGGCAACTTTTTTCAGAAAACAATAA
- a CDS encoding porin family protein has translation MKKLLLMAALAVFGLTTTNAQEVRLGAKAGVNFASVGGDETDGVDGRTSFHVGGLVEIPISEVFSVQPELLYSSQGAKTEDSFNGENFESKTKLDYINIPILAKFYVADGFSIEAGPQIGFLVSANQEFEGGGESEEDDVSEFYSGIDLGIGAGASYRLTNGVFFSARYVLGLSNIIDDDEDIELEDSDDFKRQNNVIQLSVGYSF, from the coding sequence ATGAAAAAACTATTACTTATGGCAGCTTTGGCTGTATTCGGATTAACAACTACTAATGCTCAAGAAGTCCGTTTAGGGGCTAAAGCAGGTGTTAACTTTGCTTCTGTCGGAGGAGATGAAACTGATGGAGTTGATGGAAGGACAAGCTTCCACGTAGGAGGTCTTGTTGAAATTCCTATTTCAGAAGTATTCTCAGTACAACCTGAACTATTGTACTCATCACAAGGAGCTAAGACTGAAGATAGTTTCAATGGAGAAAATTTTGAAAGTAAAACTAAATTAGATTATATAAATATTCCTATTCTCGCTAAATTCTATGTTGCTGATGGTTTTAGTATTGAGGCAGGCCCGCAAATAGGATTTTTGGTATCTGCAAATCAAGAATTTGAAGGAGGAGGCGAAAGTGAAGAAGATGATGTATCAGAATTTTATTCAGGAATTGATTTAGGTATCGGCGCTGGAGCTTCCTATCGTTTAACAAACGGTGTGTTTTTTAGTGCTCGTTATGTTCTTGGTTTGTCCAATATAATTGATGATGATGAAGATATTGAATTGGAAGATTCTGATGACTTTAAAAGGCAAAACAACGTCATTCAACTTTCGGTTGGGTATTCTTTCTAA
- a CDS encoding porin family protein, with the protein MKKLIFAALALITITTTQAQGLDLGIKAGVNFATLTDASGLDNRTGFVAGAFVGAKLGDKFGIQADLLYSQQGAEFDAGEFNLDYVNVPIVAKIYLTDKFNIQAGPQFGVLVNDEAQTVIGEVINDIGTNEFDISGVVGVGFDVPLGLRLEGRYNFGLTDVPEESGADFNKSKNSVFTLSLGYSFL; encoded by the coding sequence ATGAAAAAATTGATTTTTGCCGCTCTGGCACTCATTACTATTACAACAACACAAGCTCAAGGACTTGATTTAGGAATAAAAGCAGGGGTTAACTTTGCTACTTTAACGGATGCCAGTGGGTTAGATAATCGTACCGGATTTGTTGCCGGTGCTTTTGTAGGTGCAAAATTGGGCGATAAATTTGGCATACAAGCAGATTTACTGTATTCACAACAAGGTGCGGAATTTGATGCAGGTGAATTTAACTTAGACTATGTAAATGTACCTATTGTTGCAAAGATTTACCTTACCGATAAGTTTAACATTCAAGCAGGACCACAATTTGGTGTGCTTGTAAATGATGAAGCACAAACTGTTATAGGAGAGGTTATTAATGATATAGGTACAAACGAATTTGACATATCTGGAGTAGTAGGTGTTGGTTTTGATGTTCCATTAGGGTTACGACTAGAGGGACGTTATAACTTTGGTTTAACTGATGTACCCGAAGAAAGTGGAGCGGATTTTAATAAAAGTAAAAACAGTGTGTTCACATTATCACTGGGTTACAGTTTCCTTTAA
- a CDS encoding Dph6-related ATP pyrophosphatase yields the protein MKQTYLNWSSGKDSVLAYYLLKNNPDYNVSKLVTTINTAVSRVSMHGLQEALLDAQAKSMGLPLQKIYLPEKTSMQLYNSKMQEATQKLKSEGFTHAAFGDIFLEDLKKYREEQLEKVGLQTIFPLWKKDTTTIMKEFLSLGFKAITVCVNAKLLDESLVGREVNEQFLTDLPDTVDPCGENGEFHTFVYDGPIFNHPVSFEIGEKVSKSYSPSKDNDDDCFTDDNKSWDTKFWYCDLVPK from the coding sequence ATGAAACAAACCTATCTAAATTGGAGTTCTGGTAAAGATTCGGTATTGGCGTATTATCTTTTAAAAAATAATCCTGATTATAACGTTTCAAAATTAGTTACTACTATAAATACAGCTGTAAGCCGTGTTTCTATGCACGGTTTGCAAGAGGCATTGTTAGATGCTCAAGCAAAAAGCATGGGATTACCACTTCAGAAAATATACTTGCCTGAAAAAACTTCTATGCAGCTTTATAACTCTAAAATGCAAGAAGCTACTCAAAAATTAAAATCAGAAGGATTCACCCACGCTGCATTTGGTGATATTTTTCTTGAAGATTTAAAAAAGTATAGAGAAGAACAATTAGAAAAAGTGGGCTTACAAACTATTTTTCCGCTGTGGAAAAAAGACACTACCACGATAATGAAAGAGTTTTTAAGTCTCGGTTTTAAAGCTATTACTGTTTGTGTAAATGCAAAACTATTAGATGAATCATTGGTGGGAAGAGAAGTGAACGAACAGTTTTTAACCGATTTACCCGATACGGTAGACCCGTGCGGTGAAAATGGTGAATTCCATACGTTTGTATACGATGGTCCAATTTTTAACCATCCAGTTTCTTTTGAAATAGGAGAGAAGGTATCAAAAAGCTATAGTCCTTCAAAAGATAACGATGACGACTGTTTTACCGATGATAATAAAAGTTGGGATACAAAGTTTTGGTACTGCGATTTAGTTCCAAAATAA